In the Elizabethkingia bruuniana genome, TTTCCATAAGTTTCAAAACGCAAAGATACGTTTTTTCATTTTTTTTCCTCCCTTTTTTACCATGAAAAGCATTTCATATAAATATATTGAAAACTTAACACACCCGTAATCAGGTAATAATCAGTGATTTCATAATTTCGAAATATTTAATTTTAATTTATGAAAAGCTTATTTTTTGCAGGAATTCTCTGTATGGCTGCACAGCTAAATTATGCGCAATCTTTTGATAAACAGGCTCACAGAGGCGGAAAATCGCTATATCCTGAAAATACGATACCCGCCATGAAAAATGCTCTAAAAATGGGGATTACAACGCTGGAAATGGATTTAGCGATTACTAAAGATAAAAAAGTTATCCTTTCTCATGACTCTTTCCTTTCTCCGGAACTTGTTACAAAACCTAATGGTGAATACATCCCAAGAGACTCTGGTTTTTATTATAAAATCTATGATATGCCCTATGCAAAGATTCAGACTTATGATGTAGGTATGAAAAAACTTGAACGCTATCCGGATCAGAAGAAAATGAAAGTACAGAAGCCTTTATTTTCTGCAGTAATAGATTCTTGTGAAAGCTACGCTCGTGAATTAAAAAGGCCACTCCCCTTTTATAATATAGAAACTAAAACACGTCCGTTCTCTGATAATATATTCCATCCCGAACCAAAGGAATTTACAGATCTTATGATGAAAATTATCTTGGAAAAAGGCATTCAAGACAGAGTTATCATTCAGTCTTTTGATCCCAGAACTTTAGAGATTATCCATAAAAAGTATCCTAAAATAATGACGGCTCTGCTTGTAGAAAAAGTAGATGACAAAAAAATTGCTCAACAGCGGGCTAACTTTCAGAATATTCCTGTAGAAAAGTTCAAACAATATCCTAACCACCTTAATGGTGTAAAAGGAGATATGAAGTTTCTAAGCTTTACTCCTACTATTTATAGCCCGGACCAAAGCCTTGTAACTCCTGAGCTTGTAAAGGAATGTCATGCCTTAGGAATGAAAGTAATTCCATGGACTGTAAATTCAAAAGAAAGATTACAGGAACTGCAAAAAATGGGTGTAGACGGCCTTATAAGTGATGATCCAAGGATTTTTGAATAACATTTTGCAATTATATTATTTTATCAATCCTTTTTATAACAAAGTAATATTTTAAAATTTAAAAACATAGAAATTTTCCTTAAACTCCCATAAACTCTCATTCTTATTTCGTTTATTCTCTTGAAGCTGTCAAAGCTTAATTGACTGATGCTAAATATTTTAAAAATAATATTAAGCTATTTTACAAAATTCACTAACTTGAGATAAAATAAAAGCGGAATCTGAAAAGCTTATAAAAGAGTAAGAAAAATCCAAAAATTTTATGTTATGAAAAATTTAAAAAAAATTTCAAGAGAGTATTTAAAATCTGTAAAAGGGGGAGTCAAGGAAGGTTGTCCTGGACCTAGATCACCACTTTACATTCATCTTTATGGTTCACAAGAACAATGTGAAGCTGCAACAGGAAAAGTTTGCTATTATTCAGAAGAAACTAGATGCTTCGGTGAAGGATGGGCTGCTAGTTGGCTTTAATCTATACGGAAAAGTATTACAAACAAAGACTTATTCAAAAACAGTGGATGCTTTAGGGTATCCACTATTTTCTTTAAATAAAAGAAAATTCACTTATATAAAAAGAGGCAATTCTTTTGAATTGCCTCTAGATATTTATATAATTTATTGAATTATTACTTCCAACCTCCACCTAAGCTTTTGTAGATATCTACAACTGTGCTTAGCTGCTGTTGTTTTGCATCAATTAGTTCCAATTTGGCATCCAGTGCGTCTCTCTGATTTAGTAAAACCTCCAAATAATCCGCACGCGAGTTTTTAAATAACTGGTTTGCAATGCCCGTAGCTTCTTCTAATGCATGGTTTTCCTGAGATTTAAGCTTATAAAACTCATCAATATTCTTAACCTTAGACATTAGATTAGCAACGTCTAAATAGGCATTCAGAATAGTTTTATCATATTCGTACAATGCCTGAATTTGTCTTGCATCCGCCGCCTGGAAATTTGCCTTAATAGCACTTTTATTGATAAGCGGTCCTGCCAGCTCTCCTACCAGATTGTAAGCAATAGATTCCGGCATTTTTACAAGATAAGAAGGCTTAAATGCCTCCAAACCTAATGCTGCTGAAATATTCAGTGAAGGATAAAACTCTTTTCTGGCAGCCTGCACATCAAGTTTCGCAGCTTTTAATTCTAATTCAGCTTGCTTAATATCCGGACGGTTTGCCAGTAACTGCGAAGGAATTCCGGTATATACAGTCTGAGGAATGGTTGACATAAAGCTCTCTTTCGTTCTCACAATAGCCTGCGGATACCTTCCTAAAAGTGCATTTATCTCATTTTCTTTCTCTGTTATATCCTGACGAATCGTATACTCTGAAGCTCTGGATTTTGCTAACTCAGCTTCAAACTTCTTTACAGCCAATTCGGTTGTTGCGGAGGCCTGTTTCTGAATTTTTGAGATCTCCAAAGCCCGCTCCTGAAGCTTAATATATTCTCTGGTAATATCTAACTGATTGTCCAGCGCCAATAATTCGTAATAGCTGTCTGCTACTTCTTCTATAAGACTGGAAAGAACAAAGTTTTTTCCTTCCACCGTAGAAAGGTAATGCGCAATTGCAGATTCTTTTTCTGTTCTTAGCTTCTTCCAGATATCGACTTCCCAACTCGCTGTAATACCACCTGCAAAATTCCCCAATGGATCCGGCATTTTTCTTCCCGGTTCTATTTCTGTTGTAGCATCACCTGCGCCTTCACTCGTATAACGTCCTGCTTTTTTCAGGCCTGCATTTACACCCGCAGAAACTGTCGGATTTAGCATTCCTTTTTTAGCCAATACACCGCTTTTAGCAATTTCTATCTGCTGAAATGTAATTAATAAATCCTGGTTATTCTTTAATGCAGTTTCAATAAGGCTTACCAGATTAGGATCAGTAAAGAACTGTCTCCACGGAGTCGTACCGCTATTGTTACCAGAGTCTTCTGTTTCTTGTTGATTGAAATTCTGAGGCAGGTTATTTTTCACCTCATCATTTACTACTGTTACCATTGGCGCTTTACAGCTTGCTAAAACCAACGATACAGCAATGGCACTAATAATACTTTTAGTCTTCAAATTTTCCATCGTGTTGATAAGGTTCTGTTTGTTCGGTTAATGGATTTTCTTCTTCATATTTTGCCAGTTTCGATTTATCTGCAATCGTACCGAAGATATAATACAGACCAGGAATAATCATCAATCCGAAGATTGTTCCGATTAGCATTCCTCCGGCTGCAGCTGTACCAATAGTACGGTTTCCTACTGCTCCTGGCCCTGTTGCTATTACCAACGGTATCAATCCGGCAATAAATGCAAATGAAGTCATCAAAATTGGACGGAAACGAATAGCAGCTCCCTGAATTGCCGCCTGTGCCACAGGAATCCCTTCCTCAGCTCTTTTTTGTACAGCAAATTCTACAATCAGTACGGCATTTTTCCCTAAAAGACCAATAAGCATAACCATCGCTACCTGTGCATATATATTATTCTCCAATCCCATAAGTTTTAAGCACAGAAAAGCTCCGAAAATACCTACTGGCAATGAAAGAATAACCGGTAAAGGAAGAATAAAGCTTTCATATTGTGCAGAAAGGATAAGATATACAAAACCCAGACATACCAGGAATACAAATACAGCTTCATTACCTCTGCTTACTTCATCCTTGGAAATACCCGCCCAGTCAATACCAAAGCCTCTAGGTAATGTTTTATCAGCAACTTCCTGTATAGCTTTAATAGCCTGTCCGCTGCTGTACCCAGGTGCCGGCGTTCCGCTGACCTGTGCCGAGTTGTACATGTTATGTCTTGTCATTTCAGAGAGCCCATATACTTTTTCCAGTTTCATAAAATCTGAATAAGGAACCATCTGATCTTTATCGTTTTTCACATATAGCTTTAGCAGATCACTTGGCAACGCTCGATATTGTGGCCCTGCCTGAACAATAACTTTGTAAGGTCTGTCGAAACGTATAAAACTTGTTTCATAATTGGAACCAATTAAGGTAGAAAGGTTATCCATTGCTTTTTCAATAGTCACACCTTTTTGTTCAGCAAGATCGTTGTCTACCCTTAGCATATACTGCGGGAAACTTGCCGAATAAAATGTAAATGCAGAACCAAGTTCCGGACGCTTTTTCAGTTCCTTTACAAAGTCATTACTTACCTGCTCCATTTTATGATAGTCACCACTTCCGGCTTTATCCAGTAAACGGAGTTCAAAACCTCCAGCTGCACCATATCCCGGTACTGAAGGTGGTTGGAAGAACTCAATATTGGCACCCGGAATATTTTTAGCCTTTTCTTCAAGCTTCTCAATAATCTCTGCGGCGGATTCTGTACGTTCGTCCCAACTTTTCAGGTTGATAAGACAAGTTCCTGAATTGGATCCCGTTCCTTCTGTCAGGATCTCATAACCGGCAAGCGAAGAAACAGACTGTACACCATCAATATCTTCCGACTCTTTCAAAAGCTGCCTTGCCACCTGATTGGTTCTCTCCAATGTAGATCCAGGCGGTGTCTGTATAATGGCATAAATCATCCCCTGGTCTTCACTCGGAATAAAACCAGACGGAAGTGAGTTACTCAAGAAATAAGTACATGCACAGAAAGCTAATAAAAGCGGCAACGTAATCATTTTTTTAGTAACCGTCTTATTAAGTGTCTTTTCATATTTCCCTGCTCCCCTTGTAAATATATTGTTGAATTTATCCAGGAAGATTGTAACAGGAGTTTTCTTCTTTGCTTTTCCGTGATTATTTTTCAGAATAAGTGCACATAATGCCGGGGTAAGCGTTAAAGCGACAATCCCTGAAAGGATAATAGAAGATGCCATAGTAATAGAGAACTGACGGTAGAATACACCTACAGGTCCGGACATAAATGCAATCGGAATAAACACCGATGCCATAACCAGCGTAATAGCTATAATAGCCCCGCTTATTTCGTGCATCGCTTCTTCAGTCGCTTTCAATGGAGAGAGGTTCTTTTCTTCCATTTTGGCATGAACGGCTTCTATAACTACAATAGCATCATCCACAACAACCCCGATGGCCATTACAAGGGCAAAAAGGGAAATCATGTTTAGTGTAATACCAAAGGCCGACATTACGGCAAATGTTCCGACAAGTGAAACCGGAACCGCAAGTGCCGGAATCAGTGTTGAACGCCAGTCTCCAAGGAAAAGGAATACAACAATTGCAACCAGTATAAATGCTTCGAATAAAGTATGTATAACTTTTTCCATAGAAGCATCCAGGAATCTGGAAACGTCATAACTAATCTCATAATGCATTCCCTTGGGGAAAGTATTTTTCTCAAGATCTGCCATTAAGGCTTTTACGTTCTTAATAACATCACTTGCATTGGATCCGTACGACTGCTTAACCGTAATTGCAGCAGATGGTTTTCCGTTTAGTGTAGAATAAATATCATACATGGAACTTCCGAACTCGATATCTGCAACATCTTTTAATCTCACAGACTCTCCATTTGGTTTTGCTTTTAATATGATATTCCCATAATCTTTTTCATTATTAAAACGTCCCGGATATTTCAGTACATATTCAAATGACTGCGCTCGTTTTCCGGAACTTTCCCCTGTTTTACCGGGAGAAGCCTCTAAGCTCTGCTCATTTAACGATTCCATTACTTCGTCAGCAGAAATATTGTAAGCTGTTAGTCTGTCCGGCTTTAACCAAATACGCATTGCATATTCACGAGTTCCTAAGATGTCTGCAAACCCTACTCCGCCAATCCTTCTTAGCTCAGACATTACATTGATATCTGCATAGTTGAAAAGGAATTTCTGATCTGCTTTCGGATCATCACTATACAGGTTAATATACATCAACATGTTAGGCTCCTCACGGGTAATCTTTACCCCTTCACGCACTACTAATGGCGGAAGTTTGTTTACCACAGAAGATACACGGTTCTGTACATTTACAGCGGCAACATTGGGATCCGTACCCAAATCGAACACGATCTGAATAGCAGCTTCACCATCATTACCAGCATTGGATGACATATACTTCATCCCCGGAACTCCGTTAAGTCCTCTTTCTAACGGAATAATTACAGATTTAATTAATAGTTCGTTGTTTGCTCCTGGATATTCCGCAGTAATATTTACTTTGGGTGGAGAAATAGATGGGAACTGTGTCACCGGAAGTTTCACAAGTGACAGTATCCCTAAAAATACAATAATCAATGAGATTACAATAGACAGAACAGGTCTGCGAATGAATTTCTTAAACATACTACTTCATTTTAGAGCTCCTACTCTGCTTTTAATTTCAATGATTTAATTACTTTCACCGGATCCTGGAATTTCACTTTCAGTTTTTGATCGTCTTTTACTTTCTGAACACCTTCTAACAAGATTTTATCTCCAGAAGAAATTCCGGACCCTACGATGTACAGGTCAGGGAGTTCATACAATACTTTTATATTTCTTGACTTGGCTACGCCATTTTTATCAATCACAAAAACATATTTCTGATCCTGAATTTCATACGTAGATTTCTGAGGGATAATCAAAGCATTATGAACAGGCATCGTCATCTGGACTTTTCCTGTTTCACCATTTCTCAAAAGCTTATTCGGATTAAGGAATTTTGCACGGAAAGCAATATTTCCGGTCTCATTATTAAATTCCCCTTCTATCGTCTGAATCTCACCTTTTTCAGGGAAAATCTCACCATTTGCCATAATCAGATTTACCAACTGGCTTCCTCTGTCACCAACATGTGTCTGATAACTCAGGTATTCAGGTTCTGATACATTAAAATAAGTATAGATACTGGTATTGTCGGATAAAGAAGTTAAAAGATCTCCTTCATTGATAAGGCTTCCTAATTTCAGAGGAAGTCTGTTTATAATACCAGAAAACGGTGCTTTAATATCTGTAAATGACAAGTGAATCTGAGCCAGCTTCACTTCAGCATTGGCAGCGTCCAGTTTGGCCTTGGCCATTGCTCTTTCATTTTTGGAAACGATATTGTTATTAGCCAGTGTGCTTGCATTCTGTAACTCAATTGTCGCCTGCTGTGCTTCAGCTTTCGCTTTCAATAATTCAGCATGATAAAGCTGAGGCATAATTCTGAACAGAGTTTGTCCTGCATGCACGTATTGTCCTTCATCTACATAGATTTTCTCAAGAAATCCTTTTTCCTGAGCCCGGACTTCAATATTTTTCACTGACTGAATCTGAGCAACATATTCTTTGTTAATTACTGTATCCTTCACTATAGGAGAAGTTACAGGGTAAATAACAGTTTCTTCTTTTTCTTCTTTTTTCTTATTACAGCCAATGGCCAACAGGAGTATGCTTAATGCAATGCCTGAGGTAACTCTTTTCATCATAATTTTCAGAGCTTATAAATCGTTAATGTTTTAAACGGAAATAAAATGGTAATAGCGGATGTTATAAAGTGTTCATTACCAAAAACACACTACAAAATGCTTTCTGACTCTAATAAAGAACAGAAACCAACCGGAAAAAGAATGTTTAAATTCTGATAGAACGAATCAGAATGAATTTTTTAATTGTAGAAAAGTTTACAACAAAGTTGTATGCAGTAAGATTTCGCCGTTCGTAGCGCAGTAGTCCTAAAAGACATGCAAAACTAAATACACTGGCCAGTACTATGACAGTCTGGAAATCAGCTGAGAACTGAAAATCATTTTCGCTAAGTTCAAAAGGACTATTATTCCCTGTGTCATCAGAAGACTGCTGAATTGAAAATTTTTCGTAAGTCTGATTCAGGTGGTTTGCCTTTTTAGGAAGGTGGTGATGAGAATGTGCTAGTTTGCAATTTTGAAATGTTCTTACGTGAAGCCTACTCTCCACTACAAAGAGTAAAAATAGCCCCGTCAGTAAAAACACTAAAAAGTTTCTCATTTTAAAGCCGCAAATGTACACTTAGATTTATAAATAACCAACACTGATTAACAAAGTTTAACGCTTGAGATAAAAAAATGCAAATTCTAATCAATTATTATACAACAAAAAAACATTTATTAATTATTTAAGTCAGCAACTAAATATTGTTCACCCCTGTCATTGAATAATTTTGTTCTGTTAGTTTCAGAAACATGAATAAAAATTAAAATAATAAATTCTATCAAGTTACTAGGATATTAAAAAAAGATATTTATATTTGCATCAGAAATTATTCTGAAAACAAATCTATAACAAAATAAAAATGGACAGAATTATCATCAGAAAGAGCAATTGTAAAAGTAAAAAAGTAACCATGATAATGTGTTACCAAATGGCTATGCCATTCTCTATCGTATCGGGTGATTAAAGATGTCAGAAAAACAGATATATAAAGAATCCACCGATGCTTTCGGCGGATTTTTTTTATTAAATAGAAGCAATTAAAACTGAAATCAGTGATTACAATTAAAAATATATCCAAAACATTTGTACAGAAAAAAAAGCAGTTTAAAGCCCTGGATAATATAAGTCTGGAAGTTGGACAAGGAGATATAACAGGAATTATAGGCTTTTCAGGAGCAGGAAAAAGTACACTTATACGTTGTATAAATCTCCTGGAAAAACCAGATGAAGGAGAGGTTATTGTAAACGGAATCAATTTATTAAAACTAAGCTCCAAACAACTGGCAGAACAGAGAAAAAAGATAGGAATGATCTTTCAGCATTTCAATCTTCTCTCCTCCAGAACAGTTTTTGATAATGTTGCACTACCACTTGAACTGGATCATGTAAGCAAAACAGAAATTAATAAGAAGGTAAATGAACTTCTAAGAATAGTAGGTCTTGAAGATAAAGCAAATGATTATCCAAAAAGTCTTTCCGGTGGGCAAAAGCAACGTGTGGCCATTGCAAGAGCGCTAGCAAATGATCCTTTCCTACTGTTATGCGATGAAGCTACAAGTTCCCTTGACCCTGCAACTACACAGTCTATTCTGCAACTACTACAGGATATTAATAAACGTCTGGGGATTACTATTTTATTGATTACTCATGAAATGGAAGTTATAAAATCAATATGCAATCATGTTGCTGTAATAGACAAAGGAAAATTAGTTACCAAAGGTACTCTGGATGAAATAATATCTGATAAAGAACACCCTATCATAAAACAATTTATAACATTTAAAACAATGGATATACCGCAATCAATAAGTAAAAGATTACAGGAAGAAGCTGCAGCGGGATTGTTCCCGTTAATAGAAATTGAGTTGAACGGCAATATACCGTTCGAAGAATTATTGTCAGTCGTTTATAGCGATTACAAGATTCCGTATAAACTTATCACCGCAGATGTTGAATATATGGGCAAAGCAAATTTCGGGAAAATGTTATTACACCTTCAGGGCAATAATGAGGAAAATACAAAAGCTATCCAGTATTTCAATCAGAATAATATTCAAAATACCATAAAGGGATATGCTTGATCAGATTACGCTCTCATTACTCTTAAAAGGGCTTTGGGAAACAATATTCATGACACTTGTCTCAGGATTTTTCGGTTTTCTGCTGGGATTACCGTTAGGAATCGTATTGTTTCTTACCAGAAAAGGTCAGCTGCTTGAAAATAATTTTTATAATCGTTTTCTCTCTGTTCTGGTTAATGTATTCCGGTCTATTCCCTTTATCATACTTATTGTTTGGATGATTCCTTTTACAAGAGTACTGGTAGGAACTTCTATTGGAATTTGGGCTGCATTGGTTCCTCTAAGTATTGGTTGTGCTCCGTTTATTGCAAGACTGGTAGAGAACAGTCTTTTGGAAGTTCCAAATGGCCTTATTGAAACGGCAAGAGCTCTTGGGGCAAGTCCACAGCAAATTATCAGCAAGGTTTTACTTCCAGAGGCACTGCCTTCGTTAATTAACAATGCTACAATTACACTGATAA is a window encoding:
- a CDS encoding glycerophosphodiester phosphodiesterase family protein, producing the protein MKSLFFAGILCMAAQLNYAQSFDKQAHRGGKSLYPENTIPAMKNALKMGITTLEMDLAITKDKKVILSHDSFLSPELVTKPNGEYIPRDSGFYYKIYDMPYAKIQTYDVGMKKLERYPDQKKMKVQKPLFSAVIDSCESYARELKRPLPFYNIETKTRPFSDNIFHPEPKEFTDLMMKIILEKGIQDRVIIQSFDPRTLEIIHKKYPKIMTALLVEKVDDKKIAQQRANFQNIPVEKFKQYPNHLNGVKGDMKFLSFTPTIYSPDQSLVTPELVKECHALGMKVIPWTVNSKERLQELQKMGVDGLISDDPRIFE
- a CDS encoding bacteriocin-like protein, whose translation is MKNLKKISREYLKSVKGGVKEGCPGPRSPLYIHLYGSQEQCEAATGKVCYYSEETRCFGEGWAASWL
- a CDS encoding TolC family protein, producing MENLKTKSIISAIAVSLVLASCKAPMVTVVNDEVKNNLPQNFNQQETEDSGNNSGTTPWRQFFTDPNLVSLIETALKNNQDLLITFQQIEIAKSGVLAKKGMLNPTVSAGVNAGLKKAGRYTSEGAGDATTEIEPGRKMPDPLGNFAGGITASWEVDIWKKLRTEKESAIAHYLSTVEGKNFVLSSLIEEVADSYYELLALDNQLDITREYIKLQERALEISKIQKQASATTELAVKKFEAELAKSRASEYTIRQDITEKENEINALLGRYPQAIVRTKESFMSTIPQTVYTGIPSQLLANRPDIKQAELELKAAKLDVQAARKEFYPSLNISAALGLEAFKPSYLVKMPESIAYNLVGELAGPLINKSAIKANFQAADARQIQALYEYDKTILNAYLDVANLMSKVKNIDEFYKLKSQENHALEEATGIANQLFKNSRADYLEVLLNQRDALDAKLELIDAKQQQLSTVVDIYKSLGGGWK
- a CDS encoding efflux RND transporter permease subunit, which encodes MFKKFIRRPVLSIVISLIIVFLGILSLVKLPVTQFPSISPPKVNITAEYPGANNELLIKSVIIPLERGLNGVPGMKYMSSNAGNDGEAAIQIVFDLGTDPNVAAVNVQNRVSSVVNKLPPLVVREGVKITREEPNMLMYINLYSDDPKADQKFLFNYADINVMSELRRIGGVGFADILGTREYAMRIWLKPDRLTAYNISADEVMESLNEQSLEASPGKTGESSGKRAQSFEYVLKYPGRFNNEKDYGNIILKAKPNGESVRLKDVADIEFGSSMYDIYSTLNGKPSAAITVKQSYGSNASDVIKNVKALMADLEKNTFPKGMHYEISYDVSRFLDASMEKVIHTLFEAFILVAIVVFLFLGDWRSTLIPALAVPVSLVGTFAVMSAFGITLNMISLFALVMAIGVVVDDAIVVIEAVHAKMEEKNLSPLKATEEAMHEISGAIIAITLVMASVFIPIAFMSGPVGVFYRQFSITMASSIILSGIVALTLTPALCALILKNNHGKAKKKTPVTIFLDKFNNIFTRGAGKYEKTLNKTVTKKMITLPLLLAFCACTYFLSNSLPSGFIPSEDQGMIYAIIQTPPGSTLERTNQVARQLLKESEDIDGVQSVSSLAGYEILTEGTGSNSGTCLINLKSWDERTESAAEIIEKLEEKAKNIPGANIEFFQPPSVPGYGAAGGFELRLLDKAGSGDYHKMEQVSNDFVKELKKRPELGSAFTFYSASFPQYMLRVDNDLAEQKGVTIEKAMDNLSTLIGSNYETSFIRFDRPYKVIVQAGPQYRALPSDLLKLYVKNDKDQMVPYSDFMKLEKVYGLSEMTRHNMYNSAQVSGTPAPGYSSGQAIKAIQEVADKTLPRGFGIDWAGISKDEVSRGNEAVFVFLVCLGFVYLILSAQYESFILPLPVILSLPVGIFGAFLCLKLMGLENNIYAQVAMVMLIGLLGKNAVLIVEFAVQKRAEEGIPVAQAAIQGAAIRFRPILMTSFAFIAGLIPLVIATGPGAVGNRTIGTAAAGGMLIGTIFGLMIIPGLYYIFGTIADKSKLAKYEEENPLTEQTEPYQHDGKFED
- a CDS encoding efflux RND transporter periplasmic adaptor subunit; protein product: MKRVTSGIALSILLLAIGCNKKKEEKEETVIYPVTSPIVKDTVINKEYVAQIQSVKNIEVRAQEKGFLEKIYVDEGQYVHAGQTLFRIMPQLYHAELLKAKAEAQQATIELQNASTLANNNIVSKNERAMAKAKLDAANAEVKLAQIHLSFTDIKAPFSGIINRLPLKLGSLINEGDLLTSLSDNTSIYTYFNVSEPEYLSYQTHVGDRGSQLVNLIMANGEIFPEKGEIQTIEGEFNNETGNIAFRAKFLNPNKLLRNGETGKVQMTMPVHNALIIPQKSTYEIQDQKYVFVIDKNGVAKSRNIKVLYELPDLYIVGSGISSGDKILLEGVQKVKDDQKLKVKFQDPVKVIKSLKLKAE
- a CDS encoding methionine ABC transporter ATP-binding protein translates to MITIKNISKTFVQKKKQFKALDNISLEVGQGDITGIIGFSGAGKSTLIRCINLLEKPDEGEVIVNGINLLKLSSKQLAEQRKKIGMIFQHFNLLSSRTVFDNVALPLELDHVSKTEINKKVNELLRIVGLEDKANDYPKSLSGGQKQRVAIARALANDPFLLLCDEATSSLDPATTQSILQLLQDINKRLGITILLITHEMEVIKSICNHVAVIDKGKLVTKGTLDEIISDKEHPIIKQFITFKTMDIPQSISKRLQEEAAAGLFPLIEIELNGNIPFEELLSVVYSDYKIPYKLITADVEYMGKANFGKMLLHLQGNNEENTKAIQYFNQNNIQNTIKGYA
- the metI gene encoding methionine ABC transporter permease MetI — protein: MLDQITLSLLLKGLWETIFMTLVSGFFGFLLGLPLGIVLFLTRKGQLLENNFYNRFLSVLVNVFRSIPFIILIVWMIPFTRVLVGTSIGIWAALVPLSIGCAPFIARLVENSLLEVPNGLIETARALGASPQQIISKVLLPEALPSLINNATITLITLVGYSAMGGAVGAGGLGQVGYQYGYIGYNATIMNTVLLLLIALVFIIQFTGDKLSKKFNHR